A stretch of Leucobacter aridicollis DNA encodes these proteins:
- the rpsR gene encoding 30S ribosomal protein S18 — MAGKSSGAGRKPARGKNAKAAAPAKKQTVGVIDYKDVQTLRKFISERGKIRARRITGVSVQEQRLIAKAVKNAREMALLPYAGSGR, encoded by the coding sequence ATGGCAGGCAAGTCAAGCGGCGCAGGCCGCAAGCCGGCTCGCGGCAAGAACGCGAAGGCGGCAGCACCCGCGAAGAAGCAGACCGTTGGCGTCATTGATTACAAGGACGTCCAGACGCTTCGCAAGTTCATTTCAGAGCGTGGAAAGATCCGCGCCCGCCGCATCACCGGCGTATCCGTTCAGGAGCAGCGTTTGATCGCGAAGGCAGTGAAGAATGCCCGCGAGATGGCTCTCCTCCCCTACGCCGGTTCCGGCCGCTAA
- the ssb gene encoding single-stranded DNA-binding protein → MAGEPLITVVGNLVADPEPRVSQAGKSWVTFRIASTPRVRDRQSGDWSDGEALWLGCRAYGEYADNIAASLTKGMRVIVQGRLTQRSYTDNQGQQRTSLDLEVEEVGPSLRFATAQVTRGAARGQVGGFGGAGGGQPQGQSGWAQPQQQQDNPWTNSGQGGSASNNSSDFGGGFDDEQPF, encoded by the coding sequence ATGGCCGGAGAGCCGCTGATCACTGTCGTCGGCAACCTTGTTGCCGATCCCGAGCCTCGCGTGAGTCAGGCCGGCAAGTCGTGGGTGACCTTCCGTATCGCCTCGACCCCGCGCGTGCGCGATCGCCAGTCCGGCGACTGGTCGGACGGCGAAGCGCTGTGGCTTGGCTGCCGCGCTTACGGTGAGTACGCCGACAACATTGCGGCTTCGCTCACGAAGGGCATGCGAGTTATTGTGCAGGGTCGTCTGACCCAGCGCAGCTACACCGACAACCAGGGCCAGCAGCGCACCTCACTAGACCTTGAGGTCGAAGAGGTCGGGCCGTCGCTCCGCTTCGCCACCGCACAGGTGACGCGCGGCGCGGCACGCGGGCAGGTTGGCGGCTTCGGTGGCGCTGGTGGCGGTCAGCCCCAGGGCCAGTCGGGCTGGGCACAGCCGCAGCAGCAGCAGGATAACCCCTGGACCAATTCGGGCCAGGGCGGATCCGCGTCGAACAACTCCTCCGATTTCGGTGGCGGGTTCGACGACGAGCAGCCCTTCTAA
- the rpsF gene encoding 30S ribosomal protein S6 → MHPYELMVILDPGIDERTVAPSMEKFLSVITNANGEIENVDIWGKRRLAYEINKQAEGIYVVVNFTATPEATAELDRQLGISEAVLRTKVLRADELIAQRAAQSKRDQAKAARAAAKASA, encoded by the coding sequence ATGCATCCTTACGAACTCATGGTGATCCTCGATCCCGGTATCGACGAGCGCACCGTGGCTCCCAGCATGGAGAAGTTCCTCTCCGTCATTACGAACGCGAATGGCGAGATCGAGAACGTCGACATCTGGGGCAAGCGTCGCCTGGCATACGAGATCAACAAGCAGGCCGAGGGCATCTACGTTGTGGTGAACTTCACCGCGACCCCCGAGGCTACCGCTGAGCTCGATCGTCAGCTGGGTATCTCCGAGGCTGTTCTCCGCACGAAGGTGCTCCGCGCAGACGAGCTCATCGCTCAGCGTGCAGCGCAGTCGAAGCGTGACCAGGCTAAGGCAGCTCGCGCTGCTGCGAAGGCGAGTGCATAA
- a CDS encoding glycosyltransferase has translation MRIALVSMHTSPTEIPGSGDAGGMNVVVAEAARALSARGHEVVVATRARADLPAGVTRLAWSGRAAAGQDPLSPVVAVLPAGDPELAKGELPGVVEQFAAELRALGRFDAVHGHYWLSALAAQRAWGGSAPVVTTFHTLAAQKNALLAAGDRPEPAVRLNAEAALAHSSFVVAGSESELAGVNAFYGTPALGSAVVHPGVDTALFAPRSGGAGSAAPLRVTVLGRVQPLKGQDLAVRAAAELAIADPGLFARTEWVIAGEPTPGAADYAAELRRLAERAGIAARVRFLPAQSREQAAALLASSALVLVPSHSETFGLTALEAGASGAPVIAAGHTGLLEAVPDGVAGVHLSGRDPVAWAGAIADLLRDEPRRAQLAASARRHAELHDWAAHAAALERIYATLAG, from the coding sequence ATGCGGATCGCTCTCGTCTCGATGCACACCTCTCCGACCGAGATACCGGGCTCCGGCGACGCCGGCGGGATGAATGTCGTTGTCGCCGAGGCCGCTCGGGCGTTGAGCGCGCGCGGGCACGAGGTCGTCGTCGCAACCCGCGCCCGCGCCGACCTTCCAGCTGGCGTGACGCGCCTCGCATGGAGCGGGCGAGCTGCTGCAGGTCAGGATCCCCTGAGCCCAGTTGTCGCGGTGCTGCCCGCTGGCGATCCTGAACTCGCGAAGGGGGAGCTGCCGGGGGTCGTGGAGCAGTTCGCGGCCGAACTTCGCGCCCTGGGCCGCTTCGACGCTGTGCACGGTCACTACTGGCTCAGCGCCCTCGCAGCGCAGCGGGCGTGGGGCGGAAGTGCACCCGTAGTGACAACATTCCATACGCTCGCCGCACAAAAAAACGCGCTCCTCGCGGCCGGGGACCGGCCGGAGCCAGCGGTTCGACTGAACGCAGAGGCCGCGCTCGCCCACTCATCGTTCGTTGTCGCCGGGAGCGAGAGTGAGCTCGCCGGCGTCAACGCCTTCTACGGGACGCCGGCGCTCGGCAGCGCGGTCGTCCACCCCGGGGTGGACACGGCCCTCTTCGCGCCGCGATCAGGCGGGGCAGGCTCGGCTGCGCCGCTCCGCGTGACCGTGCTCGGGCGCGTGCAGCCGTTGAAGGGCCAGGACCTTGCAGTCCGGGCCGCGGCGGAGCTCGCGATCGCCGATCCTGGTCTCTTTGCGCGAACCGAGTGGGTGATTGCGGGGGAGCCGACTCCCGGTGCCGCCGACTACGCGGCGGAGCTCCGCCGCCTCGCCGAGCGCGCCGGGATCGCCGCTCGCGTCCGGTTCCTCCCCGCGCAGTCGCGCGAGCAGGCGGCCGCGCTCCTTGCGTCGAGCGCGCTCGTGCTCGTTCCATCGCACTCGGAAACGTTCGGTCTCACCGCGCTTGAGGCTGGCGCGAGCGGGGCGCCCGTGATCGCGGCCGGGCACACCGGCCTGCTCGAGGCCGTCCCGGACGGCGTGGCTGGCGTGCACCTGTCCGGCAGGGACCCCGTGGCGTGGGCGGGAGCAATCGCCGACCTGCTGCGCGACGAACCGCGCCGGGCACAGCTTGCGGCATCGGCACGTCGCCATGCGGAGCTGCACGATTGGGCCGCGCACGCCGCGGCGCTCGAGCGGATCTACGCGACCCTCGCCGGCTAA
- a CDS encoding inositol-3-phosphate synthase — protein sequence MSVKVALAGIGNCVSSLVQGVEYYRDAADDAEVPGLMHVRLGGYHVSDLEFVAAFDVDAEKVGTDLSEAIWAGRNNTIKFSDVPHIGLEVLRAPTYDGLGMYYRDEVVESTATPVDVAQVLRDSGAEVLACYLPVGSEEAVKFYAQAALEAGVAFVNAIPVFVASDPEWAAKFTEAGLPIVGDDIKSQVGATITHRVLARLLESRGIALDHTYQLNVGGNMDFKNMLERSRLHSKKISKTQAVTSNIEADLPAEDVHVGPSDHVPWLEDRKFAFVRLEGRGFGDVPMMLEYKLEVWDSPNSAGTMIDAIRTAKVALDRGHGGPVEAASAYFMKSPPVQKPDDEARAELEAFIAGA from the coding sequence ATGAGTGTGAAGGTCGCCCTCGCGGGAATTGGAAACTGCGTGAGCTCGCTCGTGCAGGGTGTCGAGTACTACCGCGACGCCGCAGACGACGCAGAGGTTCCCGGGCTCATGCACGTTCGCCTCGGCGGATACCACGTGTCCGATCTCGAGTTCGTTGCGGCGTTCGACGTCGACGCAGAAAAGGTTGGCACGGACCTCTCCGAGGCGATCTGGGCCGGCCGCAACAACACCATCAAGTTCTCGGACGTGCCCCACATCGGCCTTGAGGTACTCCGCGCTCCGACCTACGACGGTCTCGGCATGTACTACCGCGACGAGGTCGTCGAGTCGACTGCGACGCCCGTCGACGTCGCTCAGGTGCTGCGCGACTCCGGCGCCGAGGTGCTCGCGTGCTACCTGCCAGTCGGCAGCGAGGAGGCCGTGAAGTTCTACGCGCAGGCCGCCCTTGAGGCTGGCGTCGCGTTCGTCAACGCGATCCCCGTCTTCGTCGCGAGCGACCCCGAGTGGGCCGCCAAGTTCACCGAAGCCGGTCTGCCCATCGTCGGCGACGACATCAAGAGCCAGGTCGGCGCGACGATCACGCACCGCGTGCTCGCCCGGCTGCTGGAGAGCCGTGGCATCGCGCTCGACCACACCTACCAGCTCAACGTCGGCGGCAACATGGACTTCAAGAACATGCTCGAGCGCAGCCGACTGCACTCGAAGAAGATCTCGAAGACGCAGGCAGTCACCTCGAACATCGAGGCGGACCTTCCTGCCGAAGACGTGCACGTCGGGCCGAGCGACCACGTGCCGTGGCTTGAGGATCGTAAGTTCGCGTTCGTTCGGCTGGAGGGCCGCGGCTTCGGCGACGTGCCGATGATGCTCGAGTACAAGCTTGAAGTGTGGGACTCCCCCAACTCCGCAGGCACGATGATCGACGCGATCCGCACCGCGAAGGTCGCGCTCGACCGCGGCCACGGCGGGCCCGTCGAGGCGGCGTCGGCCTACTTCATGAAGTCGCCGCCCGTGCAGAAGCCCGACGACGAGGCGCGTGCGGAGCTCGAAGCTTTCATCGCAGGCGCCTAG